TTACAGTCTCCCACATCTCACAGAACTGTGAGGATTTATTTATCGCATCTACCTCTGTGCAATGAAGCCATAAACCTGTGGAAGGAACAAGCTCTTACCAAACTCCGAGTGCCTGGGATCTAGTGGGGCACCAGGCACAGAGGAGGTGCTCATGAATGCTTGCTGAGGAGCACTagagagaatgaaatgagaaagcCCAGACTCTGGGTCTGACTTGGTCACTCCCTGGATCTGCTACCTCTGCCTCTTGGTGTTCTCCAGCTCCCTTCTAAAGTGAGAGGATTGGATTAGGTCAATGTTTCTTAAAGGGTGTTCTTTGGAACCTGGGTGATGACAATGGCCATTTCCTCAGGTGGAGAGTTGGGGGTCGTGTGTGTTAGGAAAATCAGTCAGTACTTTATCAGTTTTTCCaagttttgttggtttttaagcTTCAGGGCTTCTtagagctttttaaatatttgtgtgctCTATGAATTTCCAGGAGGAGAGTATGATGTGCAGGGTTTCCCAAATTACTTCAATCAGGAAACTTAATGTGGCAAAGCATATCTGTGGTATTTGGCTTCTAAAGAATGTGGTTTGAAAAATActagattggggcacctgggtggctcagtcagttaagtgtccaccttcagctcaggtcatgatcctggggtcctggcaccaagccccacatcagacttcctgctcagcagagagcctgcttctccctctccccaccctgcttttgtgctctttctctctctctctctctgcccaataaataaataaataaaatcttttttaaaaaggaaggaaggaaggaaggaaggaaggaaggaaggaaggaaggaaggaaggaaggaaggaaggaaggaaggaaggaaaatcctAGATTAGTCAACTGCCTCAGGGACCTTCTCCACTCTATCTGCTGGGTCCAGGTCATGGGAATTCAGAGATGAATCAGACACAGTTCTGTCACAAGGCTCCCCATCAGGCAGGAAAAAAGCACTTGTGCTCGGCAGCCAGATGCTGGGTGGGAAGAATCAGAGTCCAAGGAGAGGGCAGACACAGAGCCAGGAGTTCAGCAGAGAGAGTGCATGTCTAGCTGTAGGGATCTGAGACAGCTCATGGGATGGGAGCAGGCCCCTGAAGATGAGGGCTCTGGGACTCTTGGTGATTGAGGGGAAGAACCAACATCAGTAAAGTAGAGAAGGGAAAGCACAGGGGCACGCAAGGCCCAGGAGTTCCTGTGGAGGCTAGAGCATGAGGGGAAGCCTGCAGGTGAGCCTGGGGTGGGAAGTGGAAGTTGGCCCAGGGAGGGCTTTGAACACAGGGCTGGGCCCAGGCTTCCTTCTGAGTGCAGGTCGGTGAGCCAGGCATGTGCTTGTGGAAGGGTGATTTGGCAGCCAGTCACAAATTTggtgggaagagggggaggaggaggaaggcggCCTGGCAGGAGGAAAAGAACTGTGAGGACGGAAAGAGAGGTCGATGACACCCCAAATCAATAGAACTGGTATgcctgggggagagagagagagagcttcaacacatattcactgagcacctgccaCTGTGGAGCAGCAGACACCAGGGCACAAAGTGGGTTAGACCATGGGCCTCGCCTGCTCAGAGTGTGCAGGCCAGTGAGGGTGGCAGACATGAACCAAACACCCACACATCACTACCTACCAGGTcggataaataaagaaaagtgaaggaCATAAAGCATAGAAGAGGGGCTAGCTTAGTCTGGGGGAGCCAGGGAAGTGTCGCCGAGCAGCAGTTTGACGGACGAGCAAGAGCTGACCCCACAGAGCTGAAGAGCGTGTGGCAGGAGCTGAAGGCCAGGGTGGCTGGTTTGTGGGTTAAGGGTCTGGGAAGGTGGTGATGCCACTCAGAAGAACAGAATCTAGAAGTCCCAGTTTCAGGAAGTGAGAAGAAGATAAGCACCCAAAAAAGAAGCAGCTAGAGTAGGAGAATTCAGGACTTTccaacccacctccccaccctcctctggCACCCCAATTCCAAGCACATTTCAAGCTTGTAACAGTCTCCTGACCTTGCATGAAGTCCCAAATGTTGCACCTCTGTCCCGAGAGCCGGACCACAGGGCAGTTGGGGGCCAGACCTCCTGGCTCAGTCCTGTCCTCTAGTCGCTGCCATTGGACTTTCAGGACAAACCAGAAGTACTGCATGCTGTAGAGGGTGGGGGCCCAGTTGTCATAGGAAAAGTGAGGGTTCTTCCCATTCATGGCCACGATGTGTTGCTTGACTCTTGCGGGAAACAGTTTCAGGAACACTTTGCCCACGGCCACCTGCACGGCCACCTGCAAGAGGACCCAGAGCCTCCTTAGCCACAGCACTGGCCGGGGCAGCCCCATCTCGGCACATGCAGAGCTGGCTCTGAGGCCGGTGGGCAGAGAGGCCGCAGCCAGGCGGTACTGGGCGGAGCTGAACAAAGGTGCAGGCTGGACCTGGCCAACCCGAGACAGCAGGAAGGTGCCAGGACAGAAGGTGCCTGCCCTCCTGCCAATGCAATGGGAAATTCCGAACCAAGTGCTCAAAGTTCTGCTCTAATTATTATCATTTCTGATCCTTTGCCTTAGCCTTTGAGAGATCCTTGGACTAGGAGACTGCAGATCTTAAATCCTCCCtctggtaaatttttaaaaacaaatacgcAGAGAGATCACACTTAAAGCGACTCCGTGGTCCTTTAGAAAGGCTCTGTTGCAAGTAAGTTCTAACActgattattcttttaataatggAAATTGTTCCTTCACTGATGAAAGATCTTTTTCCACTCGCAACTTCTGACTGGTGGTTGAGTGTTTCTGGAAGCACAGCCCTCCCCAGAGAACTTGGGTCTGGAGGCTCCCCAGGCAGAGACAGAGCTGGGCCATCCCCAAGAAAATCTGGACCTGAGACTCCatgtagtatgtgtgtgtgtgtgtgtgtgtgtggtgtgtgtaatACCTACAAcactctgcactcagtagggagtctagaGTGGGGAagacacaagtaaatggaaactgattttttagtattttaagcaCAGAAacagggggaatccctgggtggctcagaggtttagcgctgccttcagcccagggcgtgatcctggagaccagggattgagtcccacgtcgggctccctgtatggagtctgcttctccctcctcctgtgtctctgcctctctctctctcatgaataaataaagtcttaaaaaaaaaaaaaaaaagcacaggaacAGATGATGGTGAAGGCTCTCACGGTGGAGAAGGGCAGTTAATTCTGTTTAGGGAGGTCAAGAGGACTTCCCCCAAAGTGATACCAGAAAGGCAGAACAGCAGTTAGCCAGGCAAGTGGAGATAGTGGTCCTAGTGGAAGGAGTCACATGTCTGGAGGCCTAGAAGCCAGAGAATGCATGGACcactggaaaaattaaaagaaggatCATAGAAGCTCAAAGCTGGAAAGTGTTTCAAAAACATCTCAAATTACTTTCCTTTCAAGTAACCCAGAGGGGGAGGTGGCCCAAGGCCAGTTCTGCAGTTAACAATTCTCTCAGGAGTTAGTTCGGGAAGTTTCAAGCTTTCCCTGCCTGATGCATTTGCCTACCGGTGTgtcagggcagagggaaaggagacagGAAAGCTGGCTGCCACAGTCATAAAGGTGTTAATCTTGGCCTCTAGCACACTGACTTtactcagagaagaaaaaaacagctcCAAAAGATGTTCTGTCTCTAAGAATCTCAC
This window of the Canis lupus dingo isolate Sandy chromosome 5, ASM325472v2, whole genome shotgun sequence genome carries:
- the DIO1 gene encoding type I iodothyronine deiodinase isoform X2; the encoded protein is MGLPRPVLWLRRLWVLLQVAVQVAVGKVFLKLFPARVKQHIVAMNGKNPHFSYDNWAPTLYSMQYFWFVLKVQWQRLEDRTEPGGLAPNCPVVRLSGQRCNIWDFMQDGWAFKNNVNIRTHQTLQDRLQAARLLLDRAPPCPVVVDTMRNQSSQFYAALPERLFVLQEGRILYKGKPGPWNYHPEEVRAVLEKLHS